In Stanieria sp. NIES-3757, the DNA window ACATTTTACAAGACCAACCTTTAGGTTTAGCTCACGCTGTCAAGATTGCTCAACCTTTTCTCGAAGATTCTCCTTTTGTAATGTATTTGGGAGATAATCTGGTTCAAAGTCAACTCAATTTATTTTTAGATAAATTTAATTCTAAACATCTAGATGCCTTAACTTTACTTTGCGAAGTTGAAAACCCTACGGCTTTTGGGGTAGCTAGAGTTGACGAACAGGGGAAAGTTTTAGAACTAATTGAAAAACCTAAAGTTCCTCCTTCTAATCTCGCCTTAGTAGGGGTATATTTATTTTCTCCCGCCATTCATGAAGCGATCGCAAATATTGTACCTTCGCCTAGAGGTGAATTAGAAATTACTGATGCCATTCAGTATCTGATCGAAAGTCAAAAAAATGTTGAATCTTTCCAGTTACAAGGTTGGTGGCTTGATACAGGAAAAAAAGATGACCTACTCGCAGCTAATCAAGTTATTTTAGACACTTGCCTTGACTCAACTATTGCTGGGGAAGTTGATTCTAATAGCAAAATCAGTGGCAGAGTTCATATCGGTAAAGGTTCTCAAATCATTAATAGTACGATTCGCGGGCCTGTAACTATTGGTGAAAATTGCCACATTGAAAACTGTTTTATCGGACCTTATAGCAGTATTGCCGATCACGCTACCATCATCGATACCGAAATTGAACATAGTGTAATTTTAACTGAAGCTAAGGTAATTGGGATTCAACAACGAATTGTTGATAGTCTAATTGGTGCTAGGGTGCAATTAACAGTTACACCTCAACGTCCTAAAGCACTGAGATTTATGATCGGAGACGATTCTCAAATCGAATTAGCTTAAATTGTTCCTTGGTTGTTGATCACTAATTATGCGACTGATAACTGATGTAAAGACGCGACAGGTTACGTCTCTACTGGTAATTGATAACTGAATAACTATTAAATAATGAATAAATCTCGAAACATACTTATAACTGGTGGTGCTGGTTTTATTGGTTCTAATTTCGTCCATCACTGGTGTAAAACTTATAACAAAGAGCGTGTTGTAGTCTTGGACGCGCTTACCTATGCGGGAAATCGCCAAAACCTCGCTACCCTAGAAGATAAAGCTAATCTACGTTTTGTTCATGGGAATATCTGCGATCGCGAATTAATCGACCGACTGCTTCAAGAAGAACAAATTGATAAGATTGCCCATTTTGCTGCTGAATCTCATGTAGATCGTTCGATTTTAGGTCCTGGTGCTTTTATAGAAACCAATGTGGTTGGGACGTTTACTTTACTCGAATCTTTTCGGCAAAGATGGGAAAACCAGGGTAAACCCTTAAATTATCGTTTTCTCCATGTTTCTACAGATGAAGTTTATGGAAGTTTAGCACCAGACGACCCTGCCTTTTCCGAAACTACTCCTTATGCACCAAACAGTCCTTATTCGGCATCAAAAGCAGGTAGCGATCATCTTGCCCGTGCTTACTATCATACTTACGGAATGCCTACCATAATTACCAATTGCTCAAATAATTATGGTCCTTATCACTTTCCTGAAAAACTTATTCCTTTAATCTGCATTAATATTTTGCTTGGTAAACCCCTACCAGTGTACGGAGATGGTCAAAATATTCGAGATTGGTTGTATGTCGAAGATCATTGTCGTGCTTTAGATGTCGTCATCAATCGTGGTAAACCAGGAGAAACTTATAATATTGGTGGCAATAACGAAGTCAAGAATATTGAACTAGTTCAGCAAATTTGCGATTTGATGGATGAACTTGCATCTGAATTACCCCTTACTCCAGCACGCAAACTAATAAGCTTTGTTAAAGACCGACCGGGACACGACCGTAGATATGCGATCGATGCTACTAAAATCAAAACTGAATTAGGCTGGACTCCTCAAGTCACTGTACAAGAGGGATTACGTCAAACAGTATTATGGTATTTAAATAATCGTTCTTGGTGGCAACCTTTACTGTCTCCAGAATATCAAAGTTATTATCAACAAGTTTATTCCTAATTTCTAACTAGATTAAGTTGTTAATTAACTAACAAGTCCAATTAAATATTTTTACATAATCCAGCTAGCTAAATTTCAAGCTAGCTTATTTTATATTAGGTTGATCGTATTAGAATACTCATAAGTTAAAACGTAATTTAATCAAGATTTTTTAGCTGTTATAACTAAGTAAATTTATTTATTTTTTGGGTATTGTTGCCCAATTAAAATCCATTCAATAATTACTAATTATTAGTATAAATACTATTTACGTAAAATCAATTAAATAGAAAAACATAAAAAAAATAATACTTGAATATTCTTGAAACACTTGATATTTTAGTATTATTAAGATTTTCAATAAATTTAATTTATTAATCTTTAATTATTTTTTTTGTCTAATCCATGAAGATTCGACCAATAGTTTTTTAAAATTTCTAACTTTAAATTACCTAATATCAAGTTTAAAACAGCTAATGACTT includes these proteins:
- a CDS encoding dTDP-glucose 4,6-dehydratase, giving the protein MNKSRNILITGGAGFIGSNFVHHWCKTYNKERVVVLDALTYAGNRQNLATLEDKANLRFVHGNICDRELIDRLLQEEQIDKIAHFAAESHVDRSILGPGAFIETNVVGTFTLLESFRQRWENQGKPLNYRFLHVSTDEVYGSLAPDDPAFSETTPYAPNSPYSASKAGSDHLARAYYHTYGMPTIITNCSNNYGPYHFPEKLIPLICINILLGKPLPVYGDGQNIRDWLYVEDHCRALDVVINRGKPGETYNIGGNNEVKNIELVQQICDLMDELASELPLTPARKLISFVKDRPGHDRRYAIDATKIKTELGWTPQVTVQEGLRQTVLWYLNNRSWWQPLLSPEYQSYYQQVYS
- a CDS encoding glucose-1-phosphate thymidyltransferase; its protein translation is MKALILSGGKGTRLRPLTYTGAKQLVPVANKPILWYGIESIITAGITDIGIIISPETGAEVQAKTGNGDRFGARITYILQDQPLGLAHAVKIAQPFLEDSPFVMYLGDNLVQSQLNLFLDKFNSKHLDALTLLCEVENPTAFGVARVDEQGKVLELIEKPKVPPSNLALVGVYLFSPAIHEAIANIVPSPRGELEITDAIQYLIESQKNVESFQLQGWWLDTGKKDDLLAANQVILDTCLDSTIAGEVDSNSKISGRVHIGKGSQIINSTIRGPVTIGENCHIENCFIGPYSSIADHATIIDTEIEHSVILTEAKVIGIQQRIVDSLIGARVQLTVTPQRPKALRFMIGDDSQIELA